The DNA region GTCCCAAAGGAGCGTCCAACCTTCTTTTGCTTCGTTCGGAGAGATGGTATTGGGGATAACATTTATCTCCGGAGCTTTCCGATCCGTCTGGTAGCGCTCTACGTCTGTCGTACAAATGCGGATATTCTTCCAGCTGACTGTTTTTCCTTCATCGGCGGCATTACCGATAGCGTGTACTTGCAAAGCAATAAAACCGGCAGGGGTCATATCGTCCCAGATATTGGCACAAGGCACTCCATTGATCCAGGTAGCGATAGAATTACCTATAGCCTCGATACGGGCCTTATTCCACTCATTGTTCCTGAAAGCACTTTTAGCCGCCGGATTTTGTGTCAGCGGATAAAGCCAGTTACGACGGGCCTCATCATAGATGCCACCCGACCAGGCGCGCTTGGAGGGATCAATTTCAAACTGATAGCCGTGCACGCGTCCTTTTTGATAGTCTTTCCTGCTTTCACTGCGCAGCTGCACGCCCGAATTCAAGCCATCATCTACTTTGAAATCAAACTCCAAGATAAAATCACCATACGTCTTCTTTGTAGCCAGAAATGTGTTAGGCGTTCCCATCTTCGAAATGCCGACAATAGCACCATCCACCACCTTGTATTCGGCTTTACCATTCAGCTTCTTCCAGCCACTCAGATTCTTCCCATTGAAAAGAGGCTCCCAGTCCTGCGCTGAAACAACGGAGGCACAAAACACTAACAAAAGCAACAAATAATTCTTTTTCATATTGATATTTCTTCTATTGATTATTTAATACTATGCAATTACAGTTTATAGAACTCATCCCATCCCTTACGAGGCGGTACGCCGGTCAACATTGCATTCGCAAACTCATTATTCGTAATCTGCCTGGTGCGGGGATCAAAGAATATTTGCGTATTGAGACGTTGCGCAATCACTCCCAATGAGAATACCTGCCCCAGCACACCGTTAATTTCAAACGGTGAGCGGGTCTTTTCCTGTCCCATACAAGCCAACAGGAAATTTTCGAAATGATTCGACGGACTCTTAGGTACTTCCGGCAGCTTGCCTGCCATTTCCTTAGCCTTCTCCTCCGGGATTATGGAGAGTGTGCTGCCATGGCTTCCGCCCTTAAAGATCAAATCCTTTGTATAGATAATCTTTCCGGGATTCAATTGGGATACCGGCGTATCTCCCTGATTAGTTGAAGGGATATTAGGATCCAGACCGGATACACCATAACCGGCAGGGATAGGAGGAAGATTGTCCAGACCGTCATACCATGTAATGTCAACCGGCGGCATACCCTTACGTTGAGGGAAACGGAACAGGATAGTGGAAGAATAAGGGAAGAAATAGTCATTATGTCCGTTGGCGTATTTCATAGACACTTCGTAGGGCAATCCCAATTCCAGGAATTCGTGAACCGTATCCAGGATATGCGCACCCCAATCGCCCAGACAGCCCATTCCGAAATCGTACCAGCAGCGCCACTGTCCCAGATGGTAGTCTTTGTTATATTCGTGATAAGGAGTCACTCCCAACCAGGCATCCCACTCCATATCCTTCGGCAGTTGCTGGCCGGAAGGGAACTTATAGATATTGGTATCCCATTTGTGCCAGCGGCGGGGGTTATTCATATGTGCCGTCACAGCCGTTACATCCTTGATAATACCGGCATCCATCCACGCCTTGAACTGAAAATAGTTGGCTTCCGAATGCCCTTGGTTACCGACCTGCGTAGCCAGGTTCGGACGTTTCAGCGCAGCTTGCATCAGCAATTCTCCTTCATAGAAAGTACGTGCCAGAGGCTTCTCCACATACACATGTTTGCCTGATGCCAAAGCCAGCATACTGATAGGGAAATGTGAATGGTCGGGGGTTGCTATGGCTACCGCATCAAAATCATTGCCCGCCTTGTCAAACATCTGACGGAAATCGCGGAAACGCTTCGCCTTAGGATACTGGTTCATCACTTTCTGGGTGTGAGCGGCTCCCATATCCACATCGCACAGAGCCACGACTTCTACCATACCGGTACGGGCAAAATCACCGATAATCTGTTCGCCACGGTTTCCAATGCCTATATAGGCAATCTTCACTTTATCCGTCACTTTTCTTTGCGTCGTGGAGGCACGGGCTCCCAACACATCACCGGCTCCGAATGCCAGCCCGGCAGAAGCCATTGTCATCGTTTTCAAAAAATCTCTTCGTGTCGTCATATATCATTGGTATTAATTAAGTTACTGAATCTTGAGCATCTTCAGGCCGCATCTCTTTTCTTCAAAAACAGACTTCTTATCCCATAGAACAGAATACGCAGGATTGTCCAAAAGACATAAAGCACGCCCGAAAACGCGAGGACATAGAAAAAGGATGTCAGCATCTCCGAGAAAGGTGTCTCATAAGAAATTATGGCATACAGATTTGCCAGATTGCCGATAATGAAGCACGCCAGCAAAGTCAGCAGTTCCATCTTTTTCCGGCGGGCGGTAATGACTGTGTTTTTCATACGGCTTGAGGTGTTTTAGCTTGATGATTCAGGTAATTGATTTTATATTCATCGGGGAAGTATAGTACCCGTTCTTCCTGTAAAGCCTGATCGCCCAACAGGCAAAGCATACTTGCATAATAGCCCTCTTCGGCTATGCGTTCAGGCTGCCTACGGGTAATGACAGCCTCAACAAAAGCTTCTAATAACAAAGAAGTGCCATCCGATTTAGGCCGTTCTCCCAGAATGAATTCCCCTTTGTTTTCATTGGCGGTTTCCGGTGCCCAGCTTGTTCCGGCAAAAGGTAAGGAATCAAACACTTTATTCTCCCATTCGTTAATCATCTGCAAAAATCCGGGTGCGGGAGGGACACTTTCAAAGAAGTATTTGCCTTTCTCCGGTTCCACCGTCCCCAGATTACCCATGATCTGTTCTTCCAAACCATAGAATTTATTGGATATGACAGAATCAAATGTCATCTTCACTCCGTCATCGAACACATATATGCAACTTACATTATCATATACTTCCCTACCGTCTTTCCAATAGGTGATAGCCCCATGCCCCATCACTTTCTCGGGAAGCTTCTGCAGTGCCCAGCTCCCTATCTGTAACTGATGGCAAGCCAGTTCGGTCATCAGTCCTTTGGAATATTCACGGTACAGACGCCAGTTAATCAGACGTTCCAGGTCAGGTGAAGGCACTTCACGCCTCCAGTCTCCATTCCGGTTCCAGAAAGTACGGATGGCGTTTATCTCACCGAAAGTGCCGGCATGAACCATTTCCATGACCTTGATGTATCGCGGATCGAAAAGACGTTGCTGCCCGGTAAAAAATATTTTGCCCGTACTGATGTGCTTACTGTAAATGCGGAAACATTCTTCCATCGTAAAGCCTATGGATTTCTCACAGAACACGTGCTTGCCGGCATCAAAAGCATCCAGCACAATCTGGCAATGGGAATTAAGAGGGGTAGCTACCAGTACGGCATCAACGGTTTTATCTTCCAGTATTTTCCGGTAATCGTCATAAACTTTAGCTTTCGGAGCCAGTTCCAGTGCTTTTTCAATAGAAGGCTGGTAGATATCGCACAATGCCACAATTTCTACTTTAGGATTCTGTACCAGGAAGCTCATCAAAAAACGTCCTCTTGAACCCGGACCGATGATAGCCAGACGGCACTTTTCACCGGATGTCTCTACAACTTCCGAAAAGACAGAAAGCCAAGGGCTCGCTGATAGCAGCACTCCGGCTCCAATCATCCCTATATCTTTCAGAAACTCTCTCCTGCTGATCAATGTATTTTTCATAATAAAATCTTTAAAATAAAGCCTATTTCCCGTCTTTTTACTGAAAGCGGAACAGCGATATAAAATGACAGTCCAAAAATAGCAAAATTCTGAGATATAGAGTATAAATATTTATCCAAACAATGCGAAAATAGTACCAATCGCCCTTGTTGTCACTTTATAAAGTCCTTAGGCAGAACTCCGAACTGCTTCTGGAAGCATTTTGTGAAGTAAGAAGGAGTATTGAACCCAGTCATGTAACACACTTCATTGATCTTACATTCTCCTTCCTGTAACAGCTGTGCCGCCTTCTTCAGACGTTCCAGACGAATGTAATCATTCGGGGTCAAATCCAATATCCCTTTTATTTTCCGGTTCAGGCTCGAACGGCTCATATTCAGCAGGCTCGCCATATCATCAAGACAGAATTCAGGATTTTGCATATTGGCCACAACTACTTCTTTCAATGTTTTAAGAAAGGTTTCGTCTGCTTTAGTCATCGCCATACTGTTAGCTTGTACAAAAGGAGAATGAGCAAAAGAAACTCGCAACTTCTCGCGGTTACTCAACAAGTTAGACACACACACTCTCAGGTATTCCACAGAGAACGGTTTTTCTATGTAAACGTCCGCACCAAGCCTCATACCTTCTATTTTTGCTTGAAGGGTGGTTTTAGCTGTCAATAATATAATGGGAATATGACTATAATCGAGTTCCGACTTCAGATGTTCACACAGTTCCAATCCATCCATCTCGGGCATCATAATATCAGAAATAACCAGATTGACCGTATGTTCTCCCAATACTTTCAATGCTTCTATACCATTGACGGCTGTCAGCACCTGATATTCCGATGACAATTGTTTGGTCACAAACAACCGCATCTCCAAACTATCTTCTACAACCAACAGAGTATACCGACATTGTTTACGACCGGTTCCCGGTTCCCCTTCTCCGGATGATTCTTCATTCATTACCGGTTCTTTTCGCTCTATTGTGACAGTTTGTACATGCCTCAGCGGAAGTGATAACAGGAAACAATTACATTCCATGGAATCTTCCATATATAATGTACCTTCATGCAGTTCGGCAAGCAAACGGGCTAATGCCAACCCAATACCGGTACCGGATACGGAGCTCAAGACTCCCTCCTTATACTGGATGAACGGCTTAAAAATCTCTTCACGCATTTTTGCCGGAACAACAGGACCGTCATTACAAACCGAAAACAACAGTTTGTCTTCTTCCATATACAGCCTAACGCGGATATAAGTTTCAGAATACTTGATAGCATTGGAAAGCAGATTACTGATAATCTTGGTCAATCCTTCCTTATCGACCGAAGCATACGCCGTTTCGGGAGAGTCAATAACAAATTCCAATTCTTTCTGACGTGCCGAAAGCCTAAAACGCTTACACGTCTTTTGCAGGATATCCGACACATCACATTCCACAAAATTCAGTTGAAATCCTTGCGTCTCCGTTTTTCTGAAATCGAGCAACTGATTGACCAGATCGAGCAGCCGGTTCGTATTCAGGTCCATTATCTCCAAATCATCCCTGATTTCATCGGATACCGATTTGGACGACAACACATTCTCAAGCGGACTCTTTATAAGTGTAAGCGGTGTACGTATCTCATGAGCTACATTCGTGAAGAAATCTATTTTAGCCGTGTACAGTTCCCTCTCCTTCTCACGCTCAAACTTCTCCATGGTCTGCTGATGCTTCTGTTGGGTCCTCCTCCTAAAATAGAAAATAACGGCAACCAGAGAACATAAAGCCAATAGTACATAAACGACATAGGCCCAGGTAGACAAATAAAAAGGAGGTCGAATACGTATTTTAAGCACACGTTGCGCTTCATTCCATTTACCGTCGCTATTAGATCCCTTTATACGCAACGTATAACTTC from Bacteroides sp. MSB163 includes:
- a CDS encoding Gfo/Idh/MocA family oxidoreductase; this translates as MKNTLISRREFLKDIGMIGAGVLLSASPWLSVFSEVVETSGEKCRLAIIGPGSRGRFLMSFLVQNPKVEIVALCDIYQPSIEKALELAPKAKVYDDYRKILEDKTVDAVLVATPLNSHCQIVLDAFDAGKHVFCEKSIGFTMEECFRIYSKHISTGKIFFTGQQRLFDPRYIKVMEMVHAGTFGEINAIRTFWNRNGDWRREVPSPDLERLINWRLYREYSKGLMTELACHQLQIGSWALQKLPEKVMGHGAITYWKDGREVYDNVSCIYVFDDGVKMTFDSVISNKFYGLEEQIMGNLGTVEPEKGKYFFESVPPAPGFLQMINEWENKVFDSLPFAGTSWAPETANENKGEFILGERPKSDGTSLLLEAFVEAVITRRQPERIAEEGYYASMLCLLGDQALQEERVLYFPDEYKINYLNHQAKTPQAV
- a CDS encoding DUF1080 domain-containing protein, translated to MKKNYLLLLLVFCASVVSAQDWEPLFNGKNLSGWKKLNGKAEYKVVDGAIVGISKMGTPNTFLATKKTYGDFILEFDFKVDDGLNSGVQLRSESRKDYQKGRVHGYQFEIDPSKRAWSGGIYDEARRNWLYPLTQNPAAKSAFRNNEWNKARIEAIGNSIATWINGVPCANIWDDMTPAGFIALQVHAIGNAADEGKTVSWKNIRICTTDVERYQTDRKAPEINVIPNTISPNEAKEGWTLLWDGQTSEGWRGARLNSFPEKGWKMENGILKVMKSGGAESANGGDIVTTKKYKNFILKVDFKITEGANSGVKYFVSPDMNKGAGSAIGCEFQILDDDKHPDAKLGVKGNRTLGSLYDLIPAPADKPFNKKDFNTATIIVRGDHVEHWLNGVKLIEYTRQNQMWDALVAYSKYRDWPNFGNWESGNILLQDHGDEVWFKNIKIKEL
- a CDS encoding Gfo/Idh/MocA family oxidoreductase, whose translation is MTTRRDFLKTMTMASAGLAFGAGDVLGARASTTQRKVTDKVKIAYIGIGNRGEQIIGDFARTGMVEVVALCDVDMGAAHTQKVMNQYPKAKRFRDFRQMFDKAGNDFDAVAIATPDHSHFPISMLALASGKHVYVEKPLARTFYEGELLMQAALKRPNLATQVGNQGHSEANYFQFKAWMDAGIIKDVTAVTAHMNNPRRWHKWDTNIYKFPSGQQLPKDMEWDAWLGVTPYHEYNKDYHLGQWRCWYDFGMGCLGDWGAHILDTVHEFLELGLPYEVSMKYANGHNDYFFPYSSTILFRFPQRKGMPPVDITWYDGLDNLPPIPAGYGVSGLDPNIPSTNQGDTPVSQLNPGKIIYTKDLIFKGGSHGSTLSIIPEEKAKEMAGKLPEVPKSPSNHFENFLLACMGQEKTRSPFEINGVLGQVFSLGVIAQRLNTQIFFDPRTRQITNNEFANAMLTGVPPRKGWDEFYKL